The Cognatishimia activa nucleotide sequence CCATGAGCAGGGTAACGCCGCCAATCGAAAAGGCGCAGAGGCACAAAAAACTATATACGATGCCCAGCCACTCAGGCCGCCTTAAAAGCTCACGAAAGCTTTTGCTGCCGGAGTCACCCTCCGCAGACTTGCGTGTCCACATAATTCACCCTTTCCGCCAATCGGGGACTTCCGGAAAGGAGATTAATACAGGAACCTGAGTGCTTAATTAACGCAACATAGGAATGTCGTCGGAATTTTCGTCGAATTTTAGATTCTCGCGCGCCAATCCGACAAAATCGAAGATTTTTGGGTCCAGCATGTGGCTCGGGCGAATGTTCATCAAAGACCGGAACATCACCTGACGACGACCCGGGCTGTTCTTTTCCCATTGATCCAGGATTTGCTTCACCTGCTGGCGCTGAAGCCCGTCCTGGCTGCCGCAGAGATCGCATGGGATGATCGGGTAATTCATTGCCTTGGCGAATTTTTCGCAATCTTCTTCAGCGACGTGAGCCAGAGGGCGGTAAACAAACAAGTCTTTTTCTTCATTTACCAGTTTTGGCGGCATCGTCGCCAAACGACCTCCGTGGAAGAGGTTCATGAAGAAAGTTTCCAAGATGTCATCCCGGTGGTGACCCAGCACAACAGCCGAACAGCCTTCTTCACGCGCAATCCGGTAAAGGTTACCGCGACGCAGGCGTGAGCAGAGCGCGCAATAGGTTCGTCCAGCCGGGACCTTATCTTTCACAATTGAATAAGTGTCTTGATATTCAATCCGGTGTGGTACGCCCATTTTTTCCAAGAAGGCCGGCAGCACTGTGGCCGGGAAGTTCGGCTGACCCTGATCCAGATTGCAGGCGAGCAGATCGACCGGCAGAAGGCCGCGCCATTTCAGCTCATAAAGAACCGCAAGCAATGTGTAGCTGTCTTTGCCACCGGAAAGGCAGACAAGCCAACGCGCATCGCGTTCGATCATCCCGTATTGCTCAATCGCTTCGCGCGTATAGCGCACAATCCGCTTACGCAGCTTCTTAAAGCTGGCAGAGGAGGGCGCGCCGTGAAACAGAGGGTGGATATCGTCGAGATCATCATCAAGCATGGCCGCCCCTATGCCACCGAATAGCCAATAGGAAAAGGGGCAAAGCGGCTTTCACACTTTGCCCCAGTGTTAGCGTTTCAGATCCCAGAAGTGATCAATTGGATCGTGGGGGCGTTCGGGTAGGCCAATATCCCTCCGCATCCGGTTGTCCAAATGATCGGCCCTGGGAGGGCTGGGTTTGAAACGAACCACGGTTTTGATCGCCGTAGTCAGCAAGCGTCCGCGACCGAACTTATCGATCAGATTGGCTATTTCTTCATTCAAATCGGGGATAGGTTCATGAACTTCATCTTTTGTCATTGCTCTTCTCAACTCAATTTAAGGTTGACAAAGGCGCAGCTCTTTTGGCCTGGCCACGGCATTAAACCGAGGTCAGTTGTTTCCGCTGCGTCGAAGTCTTTCGACGTTAGACTCTGTCAGACCAAAGGCGGCGTG carries:
- the ttcA gene encoding tRNA 2-thiocytidine(32) synthetase TtcA, translating into MLDDDLDDIHPLFHGAPSSASFKKLRKRIVRYTREAIEQYGMIERDARWLVCLSGGKDSYTLLAVLYELKWRGLLPVDLLACNLDQGQPNFPATVLPAFLEKMGVPHRIEYQDTYSIVKDKVPAGRTYCALCSRLRRGNLYRIAREEGCSAVVLGHHRDDILETFFMNLFHGGRLATMPPKLVNEEKDLFVYRPLAHVAEEDCEKFAKAMNYPIIPCDLCGSQDGLQRQQVKQILDQWEKNSPGRRQVMFRSLMNIRPSHMLDPKIFDFVGLARENLKFDENSDDIPMLR